In Gigantopelta aegis isolate Gae_Host chromosome 2, Gae_host_genome, whole genome shotgun sequence, the sequence TAGATGACCAGATATATTGCAGTTTGGAGTTTTACAAGAAATTGCATCATTAGGAAAAACGATTTGAGACAAGGAAATATCTGACTCAGCTCTATACGTATTTATATCATTAGCAGTAACTTTTGACCAGTTTACAGACGTTCTTGGCAGTATGTGATTTTTGGCTAAATTGCATTTGGTCAAACCGTTCACACTGATGGTGAATTGTAATGGCAGATGATCCCATGGCGCAATGTCATGTAGTATATTCATATTAGTTATTGCATTGTGTGCAGCTGTAGTAGCCAAACAGTGGTCTAGCCATGACGTTGTCGCATGCGCCTCACTAATATATGTGTACGTATCTGTACCTAAAAGAACAGCATCCGATAATATATAACCATGTTCTgaacacatattatataattcagCACCAAACCTTGACTGCCGCTTAATATTGGCATTCCAATCACCGACTATGTACACATTTGGAGTGTTGGATTCCTCTGATATGGCATGCAATTTTCCAAGGTACGAGACGTAATCCTCCCAATTTTCAGGCGAATCAGTCGGTAAGTAAACACACAAGATAAGTACTTTCGATGATTCACATTTTAATTCTAATCCTATTATTCTACTATCgtcatatgtacacacattaacTAAACTGCCGAGTGTCTTCCTCCATAGAATAGCCACTCCACCATATGGACGTCCGGCTAGTAGATTACTGCTAGTATCCATAGCAGATACCCCTCGAGCATAAAAATCATCGTGTATGTAAGAGAGTTTTGACAAATCATAGTCTGCTAACCAGTGCTCCTGCAACAAACATATATCATTAGCATCACATAATTCATGAATATCTGGCGCCGATGTTTTAAGAGACCGACAGTTGTATGAGCATATCTTAATTTCTTCTTTCATGATATTTGCTAATGTCGTATCACATAAAACTTTCGAACTAAAACTTCTTCTGGCCACACGTTAGGACTCATTAGTTTATCGATGTTTTTGGAGTCAACAAGGATTTTAAACGACGAATAGGTGTCATATCGTGTTCTGAGTTTTTCACACCAGACATCAATCCCCAGCACTGACCTTACGTAATCAAGTATGTCCGACTCCTTAGTTCCCGGCGCTAATCTGGTTACGAAAACGGGTACCGGTGTAGATTTGACTCCCCGCAGTGCCGATGACTGTGCGGTTCCTATTACTACCGGCTTTTTTCGCTTCGGACCAACAAACTTAAATCCCTCTGAATCAACACCACTTCTGTGCGGAACagcttttcttgttttcttttctctatTCAGCTCCATGCCATTAGATGCCAATCCAGCAGCCATATCAGCAAAACTGCGTGCAGTCCCTGTGTGTTGAGACATCTCCCTAGTAACATGAGATAAAGGCTCATCTGGTCGTACTGGGCTCGATTGCCTATTAGGGGTTTTGCAATTTCGTATCAGCTGTTTTGCATGTGTTATGCTGTCATCTAGTTCACCATCTTCCTTttcagttattacattttggcTTTGTTTCAAGATATTAATGTCGCTAGGTGTGACTGTTTCCGCCTCTAAACCACTGTCGTGTACACAATCGTTCACGGGTGAAGAACTCACAATATCAGTATCTTCATCATTTTCCTGGCTTACATCGACAGCCAACCCCACTGAACATGCACAATCTTTTTTATTCTGGAATGTACTTCGACATATCTCAGCAGTGGCCATCTGGGCTGTTTGCAAAGAAGCAATACTgcctttcattatttcaagttcCTTCAAAATAATGGCCATGTCCATATGATTGTAAAGAATTGGCGGCAGTTTATTCAGATCTTTCGCAGCGAAGCATGGTACATCATCTGGTTCAGTGTTATGCAGCAAATTCAAAATATCATGAAtgttattctttttcttttcaacacCCTTTCGTTTTATCATACGTCCACAACTTTCCGTATTATAGCAAAGGTCAAATAAGATTGTTTTAGCATCCTCAACTTCGTGATCTGTAAAACATCAGAACACAATTTTACAATGGTATCATGCGGTAATACatccattttgtttattacaaaacaaagcaGCTCGCTGATAATAACATTGTTTCCAGTAGTACAATGTTTTGGAGATGTCGGCAGTCCACTTCCATGTAAATCAGAACTGACTGGCGTTTTCTGTGGTGTACTTCTATAGAAACGGCTTGCCGCCATGTTGGAACCACATGTATTCTCGTCATTAACAACAGTTCTCTTCTTTTTCACCGATGTTTCACTGCAACGGTATTCTCGCATTcttcacatgtacatatatatgaattaatacagaaatttacatattataactgattaaaaattaaaacaaaagaaacaggaTATTGAAGATATTAAGATTGGCGGAGCTCCGACAAAACACGTCCTACCGTCTCgctgacaatatatatatatatatatatatgtgtatagtGGACtatgtctaaaccggactcacttcgtaccgtcgaaatagtccggtttacacagaggaccggtttagacagagttcatccagagttatggttcttgaatgatcgacaactcgcgatcagcaatgacatttgaacccatggatggttgggaaacaTAGTCACACAAGccagacttgcaatcgattatttcacagacataaaaaatatacttaaagggacattcctgagtttgctgcaattgttaaggTGTTATccactaaaagagactttttaacgattgtaattacatatcaaatatatttttctgcataaaatattagtggctacatattaaacgtgtttctggtcgttgtaatatttgtagtaggttaaatttcattttattttctaaaacattatttatttattcgtacgtacgaaattatttgaatacaaaatccagatctaacggcctaccgcaataagagtaaacttcacacgagtgcggttacattttgtatttgatcttgcgacggcgtCCTGATTACTCGGCAAGTGACGgtcattgttcaactaattaagcagccagTCGTTCAGTCAAATaccaatccggtgtagacagaggtaattaatgcatgaacggttctttcgttcttgatttttgatccggagtccggagtagacagtgtacggattaggcagagatttataccaaagagataaacggtagctggacgggtctttagaaatggaccggtttacgcagaggtccggattacacagaatccggtttagacagagtccaactaaacttatatatatatatatatatataagtttaatcgtagaaatattttattagtaggaaacatcttactatgcagcaaactcagaaatgtccctttaatacatggTTCACAGACTTTCGTTGCTGATAAAATTAGgaaaagtgaaaaataaaaacccccAAGAATTCCGCGAAACGAAATGTCTCACCTACTATAAAATAAATCGATGTCGCTGATTATTGCATTCTGAAAAATTCTGAATCCGTAACAGCAATCTGATGGTGTAACTATTTAACAACTTTACAcccttttttaaaatgaaagatgaaatcggcaattttagtttttgaattatagaccattgccataattcaattatttttacaaaatatcattaataaatggagtatggtggttatgaagatggttgaataaagttcatttagagacaaatcaaattatttttgttcaggtaatactttgctagaccattaaatagatcaatggtctgtgacaatatgcctttaaatgcccccatgtactgaaatacagAACACGTTGTAacagttaataaataatccagTGAGCACCATATGAATACGGGCTTGTGTAGAGGGCAGGCCGATTGTTGTCCGAATTAAAGAAAAGTGCCCAAATCTAGATTACAACATTTACTCATATTAGCATTAGCAACCGCCTCGTTTGCTTATGATCAATACCCCGAGCGTTCAACTGCTAAAACTAATTCGGTATGCGGAAACAAATCCATTACGTGTAAGATACACTAAATCGACATGTGTTGTTACAATGTCGGACCAGTCATGAAAGTAATACGCGGTATAAAAacaagcgcacgcctgatgcgctgtcggtctaggattgatctccgtcggtgggacatttctcgttccagccagtgcaccccgactggtatatcaaaggccgtggtatatgctatcctgtctgtgagatggtgcatataaaagatcccttgctactaatggggaaaaaaatgtagcgggtttcctctctatgactgtcaaaatgaccatatgtttgacatccaatagccgatgattaataaatcaatgttatctagtagtgtcgttaaacaaaaaacaaactcatTCACAAGTAATGCGGCTTGTCGGTGGGCGTTATACCTACTACGtacacaataacacacacacacacacactctcgctcgctctctctctctctctctctctctctctctctctctctctctctctctctctctctctctctctctcgtctcaaaaaattaaaagagaaatcttgcgctgtacgaagaacgttcggttgaggatacggtactagagtctttagttaaaacaggtttgatcttgacaacgtattatcgacagtcgtaccttcctatttcagaactgatattttataaagtgttagtagaactttcaaagtttagtttgtatactacaCATTAAAGGGatacaccctagttacggctagttgttaaccattacggcgttgtttttcgctattaaacccatttttttcacaaataaaattgcactttacttaccgtttattatttagaatatacatttccattcatctgaagtgttttttggtaatcctggtaatcctggtgtttgtaataccacaaaatacatttttcgtatttcttaaaaacggtcgcacgtttgagaaaaaaccgttgatcagacaaggtctaatctatttttagaggggatatttccatttcaatgtcacagacgttggtataccacgtgaccgttatcattttggttcggtttgttttctcatgcacggttcgcgcaatcaacattcgatttgttgttgttcatttgtgagatttttcttcacagttcgtgaacattttcagtaacaataaagttcagacaagtaagtgtttcaatacaaaacgttacaaacccttaaaaccaataattttgctaagtcttacgatatctggagaggggatacaaccaggacagaacagttggaacatgtccaggagaggtgaaagaaacgcaccccaagtctgtgaaatgtgtcgtgacgtaggcattgttgtg encodes:
- the LOC121387610 gene encoding uncharacterized protein LOC121387610, which codes for MREYRCSETSVKKKRTVVNDENTCGSNMAASRFYRNHEVEDAKTILFDLCYNTESCGRMIKRKGVEKKKNNIHDILNLLHNTEPDDVPCFAAKDLNKLPPILYNHMDMAIILKELEIMKGSIASLQTAQMATAEICRSTFQNKKDCACSVGLAVDVSQENDEDTDIVSSSPVNDCVHDSGLEAETVTPSDINILKQSQNVITEKEDGELDDSITHAKQLIRNCKTPNRQSSPVRPDEPLSHVTREMSQHTGTARSFADMAAGLASNGMELNREKKTRKAVPHRSGVDSEGFKFVGPKRKKPVVIGTAQSSALRGVKSTPVPVFVTRLAPGTKESDILDYVRSVLGIDVWCEKLRTRYDTYSSFKILVDSKNIDKLMSPNVWPEEVLVRKFYVIRH